A genomic stretch from Physeter macrocephalus isolate SW-GA chromosome 12, ASM283717v5, whole genome shotgun sequence includes:
- the GKN2 gene encoding gastrokine-2 has protein sequence MKILVVFLVALAIFGTQSHGYEVYNIISPTDNGGPIQETMTIDNEKNTAVINIHAGSCSSTTIFDYKHGYIASRVFSRKACYILKMNHKAIPALDQLKRYIFERQALNNMFSDKYIWVKYNPLQSLITNVDWFLFGSPIRQLCEHIPLYKGELAEKIHDTGAGDCAKTGLLGILGISICSDLHI, from the exons GTGGTATTTCTGGTGGCACTGGCCATCTTTGGGACACAATCTCATGGATATGAG GTTTATAACATCATCAGCCCAACTGACAATGGTGGCCCTATTCAGGAGACAATGAcaattgacaatgaaaaaaatactgccGTGATTAACATCCATGCAGGATCATGCTCCTCTACCACGATTTTTGACTATAAACAT GGCTACATCGCCTCCAGGGTGTTCTCCCGAAAAGCCTGCTACATCCTGAAGATGAACCATAAGGCCATCCCTGCTCTGGACCAACTCAAACGGTACATCTTTGAGAGGCAG GCTTTGAACAACATGTTCTCCGACAAATACATCTGGGTCAAGTATAACCCACTGCAGTCTCTGATCACAAATGTGGATTGGTTCCTGTTTGGATCACCCATCAGGCAGCTCTGCGAACATATCCCCTTGTACAAAGGGGAACTGGCTGAAAAGATAC atGATACTGGTGCTGGAGACTGTGCAAAGACTGGGCTCCTGGGCATCTTGGGAATTTCCATCTGTTCAGACCTTCACATTTAA